From the Pontibaca methylaminivorans genome, the window GCAGCCCCGCGAGCGCCGTGGCCAGCGACAGCACGAGCGCCCCGCCAAGCATCGCGTCGAAACGGTCCAGAAGCCCGCCATGGCCGGGGATGAGCGCGCTTGAATCCTTGACCCCCGCATGGCGCTTGATCGCGCTTTCCACGATGTCGCCCGCCTGCCCCGCCACGGCAACCAGCACCGACAGCGCGACCAGCGCAAGGCCGCCCCCGAGCACCAGCGCCGCCGCCGCCCCGACCAGCGCCGCGCCCAGCCAGCCGGCAACGGTGCCCGACCAGGTCTTGTTGGGGCTGACCCGCGGCCAGAGCTTTGCCCCGCCGATCGCCTTGCCGGCGAAGTAACCGGCGACGTCAGAGGCCACGATCACGAGGGTGAGCCAGATCATCACCGCAAGCGACGCCTCGCGCAGCACGATCACGGCAAACCCCGCAACCAGAATGGCGGCAGCGTAGGGAATGATGATCGCCTGCCCGCGCGGCGCCAGCGCGCCGCCGATCAGGGCCCCGAGCGGAAGCAGCCAGAGCCCGTGCGGCAGGACGACCGCAAGCAGCATCAGCAGGCCGGCCCCCGCAGCGACAGGCAGCGCACGGCCCCCGCCCGCCGGCTCGAACATGCGCAGCAGTTCCCAGACCATGATTGCGCAGGCGAGCGCGATGAACAGCGTGAAAGGAACCCCGCCCGCAAGGACCGCGCCCAGCGCCAGCGCGGCGAGGATCGCGGCCGAGACGATGCGCGGCCCGAGATCGGCCCATCTGCCCGGCGCCGTCATGAGGGCACGGCGCCGAAGCGGCGGTCGCGCGTGCCGTAGCTGCGGCAGAGGCGGCCCAGTTCCTCGGCGCTGAAATCGGGCCAGAGCGTGTCGATGAATTCATATTCCGCATAGGCCGACTGCCAGAGCAGGAAATTCGAGATCCGCGCCTCGCCGCTGGTGCGGATCACCAGATCCGGGTCGGGCAGAACATGGGTATCAAGGTAACGCGGCAGCGTTTCCTCGTCGACTTCATCGGGGTTCAGGGTTCCGGCGGCGACGTCATGGGCCAGGCGGCGCGCGGCGCGGGCGACCTCGTCACGGCCGCCATAGTTCAGCGCGATGGTCAGATGGACCCGGTCGTTGCCGGCGGTGGCCAGTTCCAGGTCGTCCATGAGCGTGATCAGCTTGGCATCGAGCCGCACCCGGTCGCCGATGAACCGCACCCGCACGCCCTGCGCCTGCAGCGCCTTGGTTTCCTTCATGATATAACGGCGGAACAGCCCCATGAGCCCGGCCACCTCAAGCTGGGTGCGTTTCCAGTTCTCGGTGGAAAAGGCGAATATGGTCAGGTACCGGATGCCGAGATCGGGGCAGGCCTCGACCACCTCGCGCACGCGGCGCGCCCCGGCATGATGACCGAACAGGCGCGGCCGGCCGCGCATCGTCGCCCAGCGACCGTTGCCGTCCATGATGATGGCGACGTGGCGCGGGCCGCCTTCCGGCGCGGAGGGGTTGCTGGCCGACATCGCCCCGGGTCAGACCTGCATGATTTCGGCTTGCTTGGTTTCCAGGTGGCTGTCCACGGCAGCGATCATGCGGTCGGTCAGTTCCTGCACTTCGTTTTCCCAAAGTTTCTGGTCGTCCTCGGACAGGTTGTCCGATTTCGCCTTGCGGATCTGCTCCATGCCGTCGCGGCGCACGTTGCGGATCGCCACGCGGGCGCTTTCCGCATATTGCCCCGCGACCTTGCCAAGCTCGCGGCGCCGTTCCTCGTTCAGCTCGGGGATCGGCAGCATGATGATGGTGCCGTTGGTCTGGGGATTGATGCCGAGCCCGCTTTCGCGGATCGCCTTTTCCACCTTGGAAACAAGGCTCTTGTCCCAGACGTTCACGGTCACCATGCGCGGTTCGGGCACGTTCACCGTGCCGACCTGGTTGATCGGCGTGCGCTGGCCGTAGGCCTCGACCATCACCGGCTCCAGCATCGAGGCGCTCGCCCGGCCGGTGCG encodes:
- a CDS encoding phosphatidate cytidylyltransferase encodes the protein MTAPGRWADLGPRIVSAAILAALALGAVLAGGVPFTLFIALACAIMVWELLRMFEPAGGGRALPVAAGAGLLMLLAVVLPHGLWLLPLGALIGGALAPRGQAIIIPYAAAILVAGFAVIVLREASLAVMIWLTLVIVASDVAGYFAGKAIGGAKLWPRVSPNKTWSGTVAGWLGAALVGAAAALVLGGGLALVALSVLVAVAGQAGDIVESAIKRHAGVKDSSALIPGHGGLLDRFDAMLGGALVLSLATALAGLPQGLA
- the uppS gene encoding polyprenyl diphosphate synthase; the protein is MSASNPSAPEGGPRHVAIIMDGNGRWATMRGRPRLFGHHAGARRVREVVEACPDLGIRYLTIFAFSTENWKRTQLEVAGLMGLFRRYIMKETKALQAQGVRVRFIGDRVRLDAKLITLMDDLELATAGNDRVHLTIALNYGGRDEVARAARRLAHDVAAGTLNPDEVDEETLPRYLDTHVLPDPDLVIRTSGEARISNFLLWQSAYAEYEFIDTLWPDFSAEELGRLCRSYGTRDRRFGAVPS
- the frr gene encoding ribosome recycling factor, whose translation is MSDEFQLDMSDLERRMDGALAALRTEFASLRTGRASASMLEPVMVEAYGQRTPINQVGTVNVPEPRMVTVNVWDKSLVSKVEKAIRESGLGINPQTNGTIIMLPIPELNEERRRELGKVAGQYAESARVAIRNVRRDGMEQIRKAKSDNLSEDDQKLWENEVQELTDRMIAAVDSHLETKQAEIMQV